Proteins from a genomic interval of Pseudomonas asplenii:
- a CDS encoding papain-like cysteine protease family protein yields the protein MTNLTLVNNVSNADAVVTFKITDASGKISKVTAPSGGGTVAHPTDSETSPWSVSAITAAGLQLDSASDQTAILVVTDANAIIQFAVDPVFGVLATTSIAPSPPKNPITPVVPAVPDEGLGGDGSSSGQSPISALDSNQNWDAPNPVNALVPQATRTLALSMQPQLQTNWCWAAVSVSTALFYDVASTATQCGLANQAFGQANNCCSNGNSAACNLPFYLQLSLEWVGHLNMFYEQVFTTAQIISEIDAGHPLGARIQWKNGGGHFVLIYGYNTNSPTPSPVTAPAPAPAPAPAPAPAPAPAAPSPTISIADPWYGSSVIAIANFAAQYQGGGIWTHSYTTK from the coding sequence ATGACAAACCTAACGCTCGTCAATAACGTGTCGAATGCGGATGCCGTGGTCACGTTCAAAATTACTGATGCTTCTGGCAAGATCAGCAAGGTAACAGCCCCAAGCGGCGGCGGTACGGTGGCCCATCCCACCGACTCAGAAACCAGCCCCTGGAGTGTATCGGCCATTACGGCGGCCGGGCTTCAGCTCGACAGCGCCTCCGATCAGACGGCCATCCTGGTCGTTACGGATGCCAATGCAATCATTCAATTTGCCGTCGATCCGGTTTTCGGTGTGCTGGCAACAACCAGCATAGCCCCGAGCCCACCCAAGAATCCAATCACGCCGGTTGTTCCAGCAGTACCCGACGAGGGACTGGGTGGTGATGGCAGTTCCTCTGGGCAGAGCCCGATATCAGCGCTGGACAGTAATCAGAACTGGGATGCCCCCAACCCGGTCAATGCCTTGGTGCCTCAGGCAACTCGAACGCTGGCGCTGTCCATGCAGCCACAACTGCAAACCAATTGGTGCTGGGCTGCCGTCTCGGTTAGCACGGCGCTTTTTTATGACGTAGCCAGCACCGCCACCCAATGTGGCCTGGCTAACCAAGCTTTTGGTCAAGCTAACAACTGCTGTTCGAACGGCAACTCTGCAGCCTGTAATCTGCCTTTTTACCTGCAGCTATCGCTTGAGTGGGTCGGGCACCTGAACATGTTCTACGAACAGGTGTTCACCACGGCGCAAATCATCAGCGAGATCGATGCCGGACATCCATTGGGTGCACGTATTCAATGGAAAAACGGTGGCGGTCACTTTGTATTGATCTACGGTTACAACACCAATTCGCCGACGCCAAGCCCTGTCACCGCACCTGCACCTGCACCTGCGCCCGCACCCGCACCCGCACCCGCACCCGCACCCGCAGCGCCGTCACCGACCATCTCCATAGCCGACCCATGGTACGGAAGCTCCGTTATCGCTATTGCCAATTTCGCTGCACAGTATCAGGGCGGCGGTATCTGGACCCATAGCTACACCACCAAGTAA